A genomic stretch from Mycobacterium malmoense includes:
- a CDS encoding FtsB family cell division protein: MAGKADPKRRSPASRPGKAGDPVRRRRSARTAKPPKPPQTATHVGRNATRTLHERVVEPIKRQVAESVEQRSDQRLGFTARRAAVLAAVVCVLTLTIAGPVRTYFAQRTEMDQLAASEAALRRQISDLEQKKGKLADPAFIAAQARERLGFVMPGDTPFQVQLPPTGAVSPQPGAETAKPANNDPWYTSLWHTIADAPHLPPANVPPPVPPDTLAPGAPGPAAPAAPSPTAPGG, encoded by the coding sequence TTGGCAGGCAAGGCCGATCCGAAGCGGCGCTCCCCGGCATCGCGTCCGGGGAAGGCCGGCGACCCGGTTCGGCGCCGTCGCTCGGCGCGGACCGCTAAGCCCCCCAAGCCCCCGCAAACCGCGACCCACGTCGGCCGCAACGCGACGCGGACGCTGCACGAGCGGGTCGTCGAGCCCATCAAAAGACAGGTCGCCGAATCCGTCGAGCAGCGGTCCGACCAGCGGTTGGGTTTCACCGCGCGGCGGGCGGCGGTGTTGGCCGCGGTCGTCTGCGTGCTGACGTTGACCATCGCCGGCCCGGTGCGCACCTACTTCGCGCAGCGCACCGAGATGGACCAGTTGGCCGCCAGCGAAGCCGCGCTGCGCCGTCAGATCTCCGACCTCGAGCAGAAGAAGGGAAAGCTCGCTGACCCGGCCTTTATCGCGGCGCAGGCCCGCGAGCGACTCGGCTTCGTGATGCCTGGAGACACCCCGTTCCAGGTTCAGCTCCCACCGACGGGGGCGGTTTCCCCGCAGCCGGGAGCCGAGACGGCGAAACCGGCCAACAACGATCCCTGGTATACCTCGCTGTGGCACACCATCGCTGATGCCCCGCACCTGCCACCGGCCAACGTGCCCCCGCCGGTCCCGCCCGACACGTTGGCGCCCGGAGCGCCCGGTCCGGCGGCCCCGGCCGCACCGAGTCCCACGGCCCCCGGTGGTTGA
- the eno gene encoding phosphopyruvate hydratase, producing MPIIEQVGAREILDSRGNPTVEVEIALMDGTFARAAVPSGASTGEHEAVELRDGGERYGGKGVRKAVQAVLDEIAPAVIGLSADDQRLVDQALVDLDGTPDKSRLGANAILGVSLAVAKAAADSAELPLFRYVGGPNAHILPVPMMNILNGGAHADTAVDIQEFMVAPIGAPSFAEALRWGAEVYHALKSVLKKQGLSTGLGDEGGFAPDVAGTTAALDLISRAIESAGLRPGADVALALDAAATEFYAGGTGYAFEGATRTAEQMAEFYAGLLGSYPLVSLEDPLSEDDWDGWVALTASIGDRVQIVGDDIFVTNPERLEEGIEKGVANALLVKVNQIGTLTETLDAVALAHHSGYRTMMSHRSGETEDTTIADLAVAVGTGQIKTGAPARSERVAKYNQLLRIEEALGDAARYAGDLAFPRYTPDQK from the coding sequence GTGCCGATTATCGAGCAGGTCGGGGCCCGCGAGATCCTCGATTCCCGCGGTAACCCGACGGTCGAGGTCGAGATAGCCCTGATGGACGGGACGTTTGCCCGCGCGGCGGTGCCGTCCGGCGCGTCGACCGGGGAGCACGAGGCCGTCGAGTTGCGCGACGGCGGTGAGCGTTACGGCGGCAAAGGCGTGCGAAAGGCGGTGCAAGCCGTCCTTGATGAGATCGCCCCGGCCGTGATCGGGCTCAGCGCCGACGACCAGCGGTTGGTCGACCAGGCCCTGGTGGACCTCGACGGCACCCCCGACAAATCCCGGCTGGGCGCCAACGCGATCCTGGGTGTCTCGCTGGCCGTCGCCAAAGCGGCCGCCGATTCTGCCGAGCTGCCGCTGTTCCGCTACGTCGGCGGGCCCAACGCGCACATCCTGCCGGTGCCGATGATGAACATCCTCAACGGCGGCGCGCACGCCGACACCGCCGTCGACATTCAGGAGTTCATGGTGGCCCCGATCGGCGCGCCCAGCTTCGCCGAGGCGTTGCGCTGGGGCGCCGAGGTGTACCACGCGCTCAAATCCGTGCTGAAAAAGCAGGGGCTGAGCACGGGCCTGGGCGACGAGGGCGGTTTTGCGCCCGACGTGGCCGGCACCACCGCGGCACTGGACCTGATCAGCCGGGCCATCGAATCGGCGGGTTTGCGGCCCGGTGCCGACGTGGCGCTGGCCCTGGACGCGGCGGCCACCGAGTTCTACGCGGGCGGCACCGGCTACGCCTTCGAGGGCGCCACCCGCACCGCCGAGCAGATGGCGGAGTTCTACGCTGGCCTGCTCGGGTCCTATCCGCTGGTGTCCCTCGAAGATCCGCTGTCCGAAGACGATTGGGATGGCTGGGTGGCCCTGACCGCGTCGATCGGTGACCGGGTGCAAATCGTCGGCGACGACATCTTCGTCACCAACCCCGAGCGCCTCGAGGAGGGTATTGAGAAAGGCGTGGCAAATGCGTTGCTGGTCAAGGTGAATCAGATCGGCACGCTGACCGAGACGCTCGACGCCGTCGCGCTGGCCCACCACAGCGGATATCGCACGATGATGAGTCATCGCAGCGGCGAGACGGAAGACACCACGATCGCCGACCTGGCGGTGGCCGTCGGCACCGGGCAGATCAAGACCGGCGCGCCCGCGCGCAGCGAGCGCGTGGCCAAGTACAACCAGCTGCTGCGGATCGAGGAGGCGCTCGGCGACGCCGCGCGTTACGCCGGCGATCTGGCATTCCCGCGATACACGCCGGACCAGAAATAG
- a CDS encoding lytic transglycosylase domain-containing protein — MSPRRWLRAVAVIGATAMLLASSCTWQLSLFIPEGVPPPPGDPVPPVDTHVSGRPADQLRGWAEQRSAALEIPVIALEAYAYAARVAEVENPKCHVAWTTLAGIGQVESHHGTYRGARLAPNGDVSPPIRGVRLDGSGGTLRIVDSDENATDGDGVARAMGPMQFIPETWRLYGVDAHNDGVVSPDNIDDAALAAAGYLCWRGKDLATPRGWITALRAYNNSGVYARAVRDWATAYAAGHPL, encoded by the coding sequence GTGTCGCCGAGACGTTGGTTGCGCGCGGTCGCCGTGATCGGCGCGACCGCGATGCTTCTGGCCTCCAGCTGCACCTGGCAGCTCAGCCTGTTCATCCCCGAGGGCGTCCCGCCACCACCCGGCGATCCGGTGCCGCCGGTGGACACCCACGTCAGTGGCCGGCCCGCGGATCAGTTGCGTGGCTGGGCCGAGCAGCGGTCGGCGGCACTGGAAATCCCCGTCATCGCGCTGGAGGCTTACGCGTACGCCGCCCGGGTCGCCGAGGTCGAAAACCCCAAGTGCCATGTTGCGTGGACCACGCTGGCGGGCATCGGGCAGGTCGAGAGCCACCACGGCACCTATCGGGGCGCGAGGTTGGCGCCCAACGGGGACGTGAGTCCCCCCATTCGGGGCGTTCGCCTGGACGGCAGCGGAGGCACGCTGCGCATCGTCGACAGCGACGAAAACGCGACGGACGGCGACGGGGTGGCGCGCGCGATGGGACCGATGCAGTTCATTCCCGAGACCTGGCGGTTATACGGTGTTGATGCGCACAACGACGGCGTTGTCAGCCCGGACAATATCGATGATGCGGCGCTTGCGGCGGCGGGTTATTTGTGTTGGCGCGGAAAAGATCTCGCGACGCCACGGGGGTGGATAACCGCGCTGCGGGCTTACAACAACTCCGGCGTTTACGCGCGGGCGGTGCGGGACTGGGCGACCGCCTACGCGGCGGGTCATCCGCTGTAG
- a CDS encoding nucleoside triphosphate pyrophosphohydrolase, with protein MIVVLFDPRRPSLVPVEAIEHLTGEVQYTEEMPVAVPWSLPAARPVHSGNPDVPAPVLLSSDPDHPAVIARLAAGARLISAPDAPRGELLVDAVAMMDKLRTAGPWESEQTHDSLRRFLLEETYELLDAVRSGDADQLREELGDVLLQVLFHARIAEDAPQHPFTIDDVAAALIRKLGNRVPGVLAGQSISLEEQLAQWEERKAAEKPRASVMDDVHTGQPALALAQKVIQRVEKAGLPADLIPDEITSVSVSADIDAENALRAAALEFVDTVRGVEKAIAATRRGDGVPEELDVAPLGEVSEEEWRAHWPSSAAERATGGEPSDGADDAADDEPDVASKASRGDSKRRRGRQ; from the coding sequence ATGATTGTCGTCTTGTTCGACCCCCGCCGCCCATCGCTGGTGCCCGTGGAAGCCATCGAGCACCTCACCGGCGAGGTGCAATACACCGAGGAGATGCCCGTCGCGGTGCCGTGGTCGCTGCCCGCCGCGCGGCCGGTGCATTCCGGGAACCCCGACGTCCCAGCACCGGTGTTGCTGTCGTCCGATCCGGACCACCCCGCCGTCATCGCTCGATTGGCGGCCGGAGCCCGGCTGATCTCGGCGCCGGACGCGCCGCGCGGCGAACTACTGGTCGACGCGGTCGCGATGATGGACAAACTGCGCACCGCCGGACCGTGGGAAAGCGAGCAGACCCACGACTCGCTGCGCAGGTTTTTGCTGGAGGAAACCTACGAGCTGCTGGACGCGGTCCGCAGCGGCGACGCCGACCAGCTGCGCGAAGAACTCGGCGACGTGTTGCTGCAGGTGCTCTTCCACGCCCGCATCGCGGAGGACGCGCCGCAGCACCCCTTCACCATCGACGACGTCGCCGCCGCGCTGATCCGCAAGCTGGGCAATCGTGTACCGGGAGTGCTTGCAGGACAATCGATTTCGCTCGAAGAACAGTTGGCGCAGTGGGAAGAGCGCAAGGCGGCCGAAAAGCCCCGGGCTTCGGTGATGGACGACGTGCACACCGGCCAGCCCGCATTGGCGCTGGCGCAGAAGGTAATTCAGCGTGTCGAGAAGGCGGGGCTGCCCGCCGACCTGATTCCCGACGAGATCACGTCCGTCTCCGTGTCGGCGGACATCGACGCGGAAAACGCGCTGCGCGCAGCGGCTCTGGAGTTCGTGGACACGGTGCGCGGCGTGGAGAAAGCGATTGCCGCCACACGCCGCGGGGACGGCGTACCGGAGGAGCTCGACGTAGCCCCGCTGGGCGAGGTCAGCGAGGAGGAGTGGCGCGCGCACTGGCCATCCAGTGCGGCGGAGAGGGCCACCGGGGGCGAGCCGTCCGACGGCGCTGATGATGCGGCCGATGACGAGCCAGATGTCGCGTCGAAAGCGTCTCGCGGGGACTCCAAGCGGCGCCGGGGGCGGCAATGA
- the mfd gene encoding transcription-repair coupling factor: MTAPGPARPETPIAGLVELALTAPTFQQLIESATARPAELSLVGPASSRVFVAGALARLGPLLVVTATGREADDLAAELRGVFGDAVAAFPSWETLPHERLSPGVDTVGTRLMVLRRLAHPDDARLGPRLRVVVTSVRSLLQPMTPRLGLVEPVALRVGQEIAFEDVIARLVELAYTRVDMVGRRGEFAVRGGILDIFPPTAEHPVRVEFWGDEVSEMRMFAVADQRSIPEIEVETVVAVACRELLLTDDVRERAARLAARHPARENVVTGSVSDMLAKLAEGIPVDGMEALLPVLRPDDRALLIDQLAEGTPVLLCDPEKVRSRAADLIKTGREFLEASWSVAALGTREDQAPIDVEQLGGSGFTELDDVRAAAAGSGHPWWTLSQLSDESAVELDVRAAPSARGHQQDIEAIFAMLRAHVSTGGYAAVVAPGTGTAHRVVERLAESDTPAAMLESGTAPKAGVVGVLKGPLHDGIVVPGANLVVITETDLTGNRATAVEGKRLAAKRRNTVDPLALTAGDLVVHDQHGIGRFLEMVERTVGGARREYLVLEYASSKRGQQADRLYVPMDSLDQLSRYVGGQAPALSRLGGSDWANTKTKARRAVREIAGELVSLYAKRQASPGHAFAPDTPWQAEMEDAFGFTETVDQLTAITEVKADMEKPIPMDRVVCGDVGYGKTEIAVRAAFKAVQDGKQVAVLVPTTLLADQHLQTFSERMAGFPVTIKGLSRFTGPAESRAVIEGLADGSVDVVIGTHRLLQTGVRWKDLGLVVVDEEHRFGVEHKEHIKALRTHVDVLTMSATPIPRTLEMSLAGIREMSTILTPPEERYPVLTYVGPHDDKQVAAALRRELLRDGQAFYVHNRVSSIDSAAARVRELVPEARVVVAHGQMPEDLLERTVQGFWNREYDILVCTTIVETGLDISNANTLIVERADTFGLSQLHQLRGRVGRSRERGYAYFLYPPHTPLTETAYDRLATIAQNNELGAGMAVALKDLEIRGAGNVLGVEQSGHVAGVGFDLYVRLVGEAVEAYRAAADGQTVTTAEEPKDVRIDLPVDANLPPDYIASDRLRLEGYRRLAAAGDDAAVDAVVEELTDRYGALPEPAQRLVAVARLRLLCRGAGITEVSAPSAATVRLSPVTLLDSAQVRLKRIYPSAHYRATTGTVQVPIPRAGGVGAPRLRDVELVQMVANLVTALQGEPRKDIGITSPPAAMSSEERQAR; encoded by the coding sequence ATGACCGCACCGGGGCCTGCTCGCCCAGAAACCCCGATCGCGGGGCTCGTCGAATTGGCGCTGACCGCGCCGACCTTCCAGCAGTTGATCGAGAGCGCGACCGCCCGACCCGCCGAACTGAGCCTGGTCGGGCCGGCCAGCTCACGCGTGTTCGTCGCCGGCGCGCTGGCGCGGCTGGGTCCCTTGCTCGTGGTCACCGCGACCGGGCGCGAGGCCGATGACCTGGCCGCCGAGCTGCGGGGCGTCTTCGGCGACGCGGTGGCGGCCTTCCCCTCCTGGGAAACTCTGCCGCACGAGCGGCTCTCACCCGGCGTCGACACCGTCGGCACCCGGTTGATGGTGCTGCGCCGGCTGGCCCATCCCGACGATGCTCGGTTGGGGCCGCGCCTACGGGTGGTGGTGACGTCGGTGCGCTCGCTGCTGCAGCCCATGACGCCGCGGCTGGGCCTGGTGGAACCGGTCGCCCTACGCGTCGGCCAGGAGATCGCCTTCGAGGACGTGATCGCCCGGCTGGTCGAGCTGGCCTACACCCGGGTGGACATGGTCGGCCGGCGCGGCGAGTTCGCCGTGCGCGGCGGAATTCTCGACATCTTCCCCCCGACCGCCGAACACCCGGTGCGCGTGGAATTCTGGGGCGACGAGGTCAGCGAGATGCGGATGTTCGCCGTCGCCGATCAGCGCTCCATTCCCGAGATCGAGGTGGAGACAGTCGTCGCGGTCGCCTGCCGCGAACTGCTGCTCACCGACGACGTGCGAGAGCGGGCCGCGCGGTTGGCCGCCCGGCATCCGGCGCGCGAGAACGTCGTCACCGGCAGCGTCTCCGACATGCTCGCCAAGCTGGCCGAGGGCATCCCGGTCGACGGCATGGAGGCGCTGCTGCCGGTGCTGCGGCCCGACGATCGCGCGCTGTTGATCGACCAGCTGGCTGAAGGCACGCCGGTGCTGCTGTGTGACCCGGAAAAGGTGCGCAGCCGGGCCGCCGACCTGATCAAGACCGGTCGCGAATTCCTCGAGGCATCGTGGTCGGTCGCCGCCCTGGGCACCCGGGAGGATCAAGCGCCGATCGACGTGGAGCAGCTGGGCGGGTCGGGGTTCACCGAACTGGACGACGTGCGGGCCGCGGCGGCCGGGTCCGGTCACCCGTGGTGGACCCTGAGCCAGCTGTCCGACGAGTCGGCCGTGGAGCTAGACGTCCGGGCGGCGCCGTCGGCCCGGGGGCATCAGCAGGATATTGAAGCCATCTTCGCGATGCTGCGCGCCCACGTGTCAACCGGCGGGTATGCCGCGGTGGTCGCGCCCGGGACCGGGACCGCCCATCGCGTGGTGGAGCGGCTGGCCGAATCCGACACCCCGGCGGCCATGCTGGAATCCGGCACGGCGCCCAAGGCGGGGGTCGTGGGTGTGCTCAAGGGCCCGCTGCACGACGGCATCGTGGTGCCGGGCGCCAACCTGGTCGTGATCACCGAGACGGACCTGACCGGCAACCGGGCGACGGCAGTCGAGGGCAAGCGGTTGGCGGCCAAGCGGCGCAACACCGTCGACCCGCTGGCGCTGACCGCCGGCGACCTGGTGGTGCACGACCAGCACGGCATCGGGCGGTTCCTGGAGATGGTCGAGCGGACCGTGGGCGGCGCCCGACGCGAGTACCTGGTGCTCGAGTACGCGTCCAGCAAAAGGGGGCAACAGGCCGACAGGCTATATGTCCCGATGGATTCGCTGGACCAGTTGTCGCGCTATGTCGGCGGGCAGGCCCCGGCGCTGAGCCGGCTCGGCGGCAGCGACTGGGCCAACACCAAGACCAAGGCGCGCCGCGCGGTGCGCGAGATCGCCGGCGAGCTGGTGTCGCTGTACGCCAAACGGCAGGCCAGCCCGGGACACGCCTTCGCGCCGGACACCCCCTGGCAGGCCGAGATGGAGGACGCGTTCGGCTTCACCGAGACCGTCGACCAGCTGACCGCGATCACCGAGGTCAAGGCCGACATGGAAAAGCCGATCCCGATGGACCGGGTGGTCTGCGGCGACGTCGGCTACGGCAAGACCGAGATCGCGGTGCGGGCGGCGTTCAAGGCGGTTCAGGACGGCAAACAGGTCGCCGTGCTGGTGCCCACCACGCTGCTGGCCGACCAGCACCTGCAGACGTTCAGCGAACGGATGGCCGGCTTTCCGGTGACGATCAAGGGCCTGTCCCGGTTCACCGGGCCGGCCGAGTCACGCGCCGTGATCGAGGGCCTGGCCGACGGGTCGGTGGACGTCGTGATCGGCACCCATCGGCTGCTGCAGACCGGGGTGCGTTGGAAGGACCTGGGCCTGGTCGTGGTCGACGAGGAGCACCGGTTCGGGGTCGAGCACAAGGAGCACATCAAGGCGTTGCGGACCCACGTCGACGTGCTGACGATGAGCGCCACGCCCATCCCGCGCACCCTTGAGATGAGCCTGGCCGGGATTCGCGAGATGTCGACGATCCTGACGCCGCCCGAGGAGCGCTACCCGGTGCTGACCTACGTCGGCCCGCACGACGACAAGCAGGTCGCGGCCGCTTTGAGGCGCGAGCTGCTGCGCGACGGCCAGGCCTTCTACGTGCATAACCGGGTGAGCTCCATCGACTCCGCCGCCGCCCGGGTCCGCGAGCTGGTGCCCGAGGCGCGGGTCGTCGTCGCGCACGGACAGATGCCCGAGGACCTGTTGGAACGCACCGTGCAGGGGTTCTGGAACCGCGAATACGACATCCTGGTCTGCACCACGATCGTGGAGACCGGACTGGACATCTCCAACGCCAACACGCTGATCGTCGAGCGCGCCGACACCTTCGGGCTGTCCCAGCTGCACCAGCTGCGCGGCCGGGTGGGCCGCAGCCGCGAGCGCGGATACGCCTACTTCTTATATCCGCCGCATACGCCGTTGACCGAGACGGCCTACGACCGGTTGGCGACCATCGCGCAGAACAACGAGCTGGGCGCGGGCATGGCGGTCGCGCTGAAGGACCTCGAGATTCGCGGCGCCGGCAACGTTTTGGGTGTCGAGCAGTCCGGGCACGTCGCCGGGGTCGGGTTCGATCTGTACGTGCGCTTGGTGGGCGAGGCCGTTGAAGCATATCGGGCGGCAGCCGACGGGCAGACCGTCACCACCGCCGAGGAGCCCAAGGACGTGCGGATCGACCTGCCCGTCGACGCGAATCTCCCTCCCGACTACATCGCCAGCGACCGGCTCCGGCTCGAGGGCTACCGGCGGCTGGCCGCGGCGGGCGATGACGCGGCCGTCGACGCGGTCGTCGAGGAGCTCACCGATCGCTACGGGGCGCTGCCCGAACCCGCCCAGCGGCTGGTGGCGGTGGCACGGTTGCGGCTGCTATGCCGCGGCGCCGGCATCACCGAGGTCTCGGCCCCGTCGGCGGCGACCGTGCGGCTGTCGCCCGTGACGCTGCTCGATTCGGCCCAGGTGCGGCTCAAGCGGATCTATCCGTCGGCGCACTACCGGGCCACGACGGGCACGGTCCAGGTCCCGATTCCGCGGGCGGGCGGGGTCGGCGCCCCACGCCTCCGCGATGTCGAGTTGGTCCAGATGGTGGCCAACCTGGTGACGGCACTGCAAGGTGAACCTCGGAAGGATATTGGTATAACGAGTCCACCTGCAGCGATGTCAAGTGAGGAGCGACAGGCGCGATGA
- the lysA gene encoding diaminopimelate decarboxylase, protein MTLLDILPSIGQAAPRRFDSSICPVTTHSDEEGRLCIGNVALADIADEFHTPTYVIDEADFRHRARRYRKALRGVEVVYAGKSLLTTAVARWAREEGLGIDVCSGGELATALAGGVDPARIVMHGNAKSPDELRDAVRVGVGRIVLDSCIEIAYLAGVARRRQPVLIRVTPDIDIHGHRAVTTGVSDQKFGFTLDGDHAAEAAKRVLAHPILDLVGLHCHIGSQVTDAALYGEAIRRMIAAMADIRARHGVILTELNIGGGHGIPYVAGDRELDLDELARVIEDALDEACAAEHFPRPAIVVEPGRAISGRAGVTLYRVCSVKTQPGGRTFVAVDGGMSDNPRVSLYGAQYTVTLANRHPLGVKQRVTVAGRHCEAGDEIARDIELPADVHPGDLLAVACTGAYHHSMASNYNMVGRPPVVVVKDGRARALIRRETTADLLSRDCG, encoded by the coding sequence ATGACATTGCTGGACATCCTGCCGTCCATTGGGCAGGCGGCCCCTCGGCGGTTCGATTCCTCGATCTGTCCGGTCACGACGCATTCCGACGAGGAGGGCAGGCTCTGCATCGGCAACGTAGCGCTGGCCGACATCGCCGACGAGTTCCACACCCCGACCTACGTCATCGACGAGGCCGACTTCCGCCATCGCGCCCGGCGCTACCGCAAGGCGCTGCGCGGTGTCGAGGTCGTCTACGCCGGAAAGTCACTGCTGACCACCGCGGTGGCACGGTGGGCGCGCGAAGAGGGCCTCGGCATCGACGTTTGCTCGGGTGGCGAACTGGCTACCGCCCTGGCCGGCGGGGTGGATCCGGCACGCATCGTCATGCACGGGAACGCGAAATCGCCCGACGAGTTGCGCGACGCGGTGCGTGTCGGCGTCGGCCGCATCGTGCTGGATTCGTGCATCGAGATCGCCTACCTGGCGGGCGTGGCGCGGCGGCGGCAACCGGTGCTCATCCGGGTAACCCCCGACATCGACATCCATGGACACCGCGCCGTCACAACCGGCGTCAGCGACCAGAAGTTCGGTTTCACCCTCGACGGTGACCACGCCGCCGAGGCGGCAAAGCGCGTGCTGGCGCATCCCATCCTCGACCTGGTGGGCCTGCACTGCCATATCGGCTCGCAGGTCACCGATGCCGCCCTGTACGGCGAAGCGATTCGACGAATGATCGCCGCCATGGCCGACATCCGCGCCCGGCACGGCGTCATCCTCACCGAGCTGAACATCGGCGGCGGCCACGGGATCCCCTACGTCGCCGGCGATCGGGAACTCGACCTCGACGAGCTGGCCCGCGTCATCGAGGACGCGTTGGACGAGGCGTGCGCCGCCGAGCATTTCCCCCGGCCGGCCATCGTGGTGGAACCCGGTCGCGCCATCAGCGGCCGGGCCGGTGTGACGCTGTACCGAGTCTGCTCGGTGAAGACGCAGCCGGGCGGCCGCACCTTCGTCGCCGTCGACGGCGGAATGAGCGACAACCCGCGGGTGTCGTTGTACGGCGCGCAATACACCGTGACGCTGGCGAACCGGCATCCGCTGGGAGTCAAGCAGCGCGTGACCGTGGCCGGCCGGCACTGTGAAGCGGGCGACGAGATCGCGCGCGATATCGAGCTGCCCGCCGACGTGCACCCGGGCGACCTGTTGGCGGTGGCCTGCACGGGCGCCTACCACCACAGCATGGCGTCGAACTACAACATGGTCGGCCGCCCGCCCGTGGTGGTGGTCAAGGACGGCCGGGCCCGCGCGCTGATCCGTCGCGAGACGACCGCCGACCTGCTGTCGCGCGACTGCGGTTAG
- a CDS encoding TetR/AcrR family transcriptional regulator: MTGSERRQQLIGIARSLFAERGYEGTSIEEIALRANVSKPVVYEHFGGKEGLYAVVVDREMSALLDGITSSLTNNRSRVRVERVALALLTYVEERTDGFRIMIRDSPAAISSGTYSSLLNDAVSQVASILAGDFARRGLDPDLAPLYAQALVGSVSMTAQWWLDTREPKKEVVAAHLVNLMWNGLTHLEADPRLQDE, from the coding sequence ATGACCGGTAGCGAGCGCCGGCAGCAGCTCATCGGCATCGCGCGCTCGCTGTTCGCCGAACGCGGTTACGAGGGCACCTCCATCGAAGAGATCGCCCTGCGGGCCAACGTGTCCAAGCCGGTCGTCTACGAGCATTTCGGCGGCAAGGAGGGCCTGTACGCCGTGGTCGTCGACCGGGAGATGTCGGCGCTGCTCGACGGCATCACCTCGTCGCTGACCAACAACCGGTCCCGGGTGCGCGTCGAGCGGGTGGCGCTGGCGTTGCTCACCTACGTCGAGGAACGCACCGACGGCTTCCGGATCATGATCCGCGACTCGCCGGCGGCGATCAGCTCGGGCACCTATTCCAGCCTGCTCAACGACGCCGTCAGCCAGGTCGCCTCCATCCTGGCCGGCGACTTCGCCCGTCGCGGCCTGGACCCGGACCTGGCGCCGCTGTACGCCCAGGCGCTGGTGGGCTCGGTGTCGATGACGGCCCAATGGTGGCTCGACACGCGGGAGCCCAAGAAGGAAGTGGTCGCCGCGCACCTGGTCAACCTGATGTGGAATGGCCTGACCCACCTGGAGGCCGACCCGCGGCTGCAGGACGAGTAG